Proteins co-encoded in one Bradyrhizobium sp. 170 genomic window:
- a CDS encoding MaoC family dehydratase N-terminal domain-containing protein has protein sequence MAPAEAFETDFWKDANLRKVWDDIVPGEPRKTIPYTLTREAIELYCKSVGEDHPIYFDEAYARTTRYGGLIAPPSIHILLMFSCTPADDWMRSPGTVNAGQSWSYNLPARPNDVITLQARALDKFIKRERLFVVHDNVFFNQRGDVICSGRGWTIRPM, from the coding sequence ATGGCGCCGGCCGAGGCCTTCGAGACCGATTTCTGGAAAGACGCCAATCTGCGCAAAGTCTGGGACGACATCGTTCCCGGCGAGCCCCGCAAGACCATTCCCTACACGCTGACCAGGGAAGCCATCGAGCTGTACTGCAAATCAGTCGGCGAGGATCATCCGATCTATTTCGATGAAGCCTATGCCAGGACCACCCGCTATGGCGGGCTGATCGCGCCGCCCTCGATCCATATCCTCCTGATGTTCTCCTGCACGCCGGCCGACGACTGGATGCGCTCGCCGGGAACCGTCAATGCCGGGCAGTCCTGGAGCTACAACCTTCCGGCAAGACCCAATGACGTCATCACCCTGCAGGCCCGCGCGCTCGACAAGTTCATCAAGCGCGAACGGCTGTTCGTGGTGCACGACAACGTCTTCTTCAACCAGCGTGGCGATGTAATCTGTTCCGGTCGCGGCTGGACGATTCGGCCGATGTGA
- a CDS encoding MaoC family dehydratase: protein MTATFDNLSAGDVIDGPKFAVSRESIRLFCDASLDYNPLHLDDDYMKGNFGKTNFGGIIMHGMNNFGLISRMLTDWACPAGAIHRRLETRWVKPVRPGDTIQPSGIIKAKQTTEKSRWVLIDVVVKNQLAEKVATGEALVEFPRDLFCQ, encoded by the coding sequence ATGACTGCTACGTTCGACAATCTCTCCGCCGGCGACGTCATCGACGGCCCGAAATTCGCGGTCTCACGCGAATCGATCCGCCTGTTTTGCGATGCCTCGCTCGACTACAACCCGCTGCATCTCGACGACGACTACATGAAGGGCAATTTCGGCAAGACCAATTTCGGCGGCATCATCATGCACGGCATGAACAATTTCGGGCTGATCTCCCGAATGCTGACCGACTGGGCCTGCCCCGCCGGTGCGATCCACCGGCGGCTGGAGACGCGGTGGGTCAAGCCGGTCCGGCCGGGCGATACCATCCAGCCATCGGGAATCATCAAGGCCAAGCAGACGACTGAAAAATCCCGCTGGGTTTTGATCGACGTGGTGGTGAAGAACCAGCTTGCGGAGAAGGTCGCGACCGGCGAGGCCCTGGTCGAATTCCCGCGCGACCTGTTTTGCCAGTGA